From Homalodisca vitripennis isolate AUS2020 chromosome 1, UT_GWSS_2.1, whole genome shotgun sequence, the proteins below share one genomic window:
- the LOC124358404 gene encoding ATP synthase subunit C lysine N-methyltransferase, whose protein sequence is MTESNVVERKPLSLNNSGLYLIGLTGGAAIALTVVCAPFVSPALRRVCLPYVPATSTQIENVLHALKGRKGNLLDLGSGDGRIVLAAASAGFKSTGVELNPWLVWYSRFAALKAGFHQKTSFYRSDLWKFSLKPYNNIVIFGVQQMMEELEEKMTREVSEDTYVVACRFPLAHRNPDATIGTGLDTVWLYKFNR, encoded by the exons atgaCTGAGAGCAATGTTGTAGAGAGGAAACCTCTTTCTCTAAATAACTCTGGACTATATCTGATTGGTTTAACTG gtGGAGCAGCTATTGCACTGACTGTGGTTTGTGCTCCGTTTGTATCCCCTGCGCTGAGACGGGTCTGTCTGCCGTACGTTCCAGCCACATCCACCCAGATTGAGAATGTTCTTCATGCTCTCAAGGGGAGAAAGGGGAATCTACTAGATCTGGGAAGCGGAGATGGTCGAATT GTTCTGGCAGCTGCATCTGCAGGGTTTAAGTCCACCGGTGTCGAGCTGAACCCTTGGCTTGTTTGGTACTCACGGTTTGCAGCACTCAAGGCCGGTTTTCACCAGAAAACCTCGTTTTACCGCTCAGATCTCtggaaattttctttaaaaccgTACAACAACATTGTTATTTTCGGTGTACAACAAATG ATGGAAGAGCTGGAAGAAAAAATGACAAGAGAAGTGAGCGAAGACACGTACGTCGTTGCGTGTAGGTTTCCTCTTGCCCACCGGAACCCTGACGCGACGATAGGCACAGGACTAGATACTGTGTGGCTTTACAAGTTTAACAGGTAG